Proteins from one Pseudomonas sp. KBS0710 genomic window:
- a CDS encoding GPO family capsid scaffolding protein: protein MPRSLVSFWKRVATSGATVDGRVILPQELRDIAETYKPSFYTAVIWCDHERLPGSHGTVYAVRLVEEAEDLEPGEVALEAQLKPNDRLLYLNDQGQKLFTSIEITPDFRGKGKAYLTGLGVTDQPASVGTQELYFSHKNSRASYYAASVELGRLQDDSLPTAETGLINALTGFFKRFAADVLPAETTPPQTESKPPMDEATATALTALVAQLLVVAAGLQAVIEPAAEDAPAPDSDLIDDVSAAVDEIVATAEDEREFRRKNKGNQAVLAKLDALQKQFTALKDASAGRQLPRNAGPVTTTKKKVL, encoded by the coding sequence ATGCCCCGTTCCCTTGTTTCGTTCTGGAAACGTGTCGCCACCAGCGGAGCCACCGTTGATGGGCGCGTGATCCTTCCCCAGGAACTGCGCGACATCGCTGAAACCTACAAGCCGTCTTTTTACACGGCTGTGATCTGGTGCGATCACGAACGCTTGCCAGGCTCCCACGGCACCGTTTACGCGGTGCGTCTGGTGGAAGAAGCCGAAGACCTGGAACCAGGCGAAGTGGCGTTGGAAGCGCAATTGAAGCCCAACGATCGGTTGCTGTATCTGAATGACCAAGGCCAGAAACTGTTCACCAGCATTGAGATCACCCCCGACTTCCGTGGCAAGGGTAAAGCCTATCTGACCGGCTTGGGCGTTACCGACCAGCCGGCGAGTGTCGGCACCCAGGAACTCTACTTTTCGCACAAGAACAGCCGCGCTTCCTATTACGCCGCCTCGGTCGAACTCGGCCGCCTTCAGGACGACAGCCTACCCACCGCCGAAACCGGACTGATCAATGCCCTGACCGGCTTTTTCAAGCGTTTCGCCGCCGACGTGCTGCCCGCCGAAACCACTCCACCCCAAACAGAGAGCAAACCCCCAATGGATGAAGCTACAGCAACGGCTTTGACGGCCCTGGTGGCCCAATTGCTGGTTGTCGCTGCCGGCCTGCAGGCCGTCATTGAACCAGCCGCCGAAGATGCGCCCGCGCCAGATTCGGACCTGATCGACGACGTGAGCGCAGCAGTGGACGAGATTGTGGCCACTGCCGAGGACGAGCGCGAATTCCGCCGCAAGAACAAGGGTAATCAGGCTGTACTTGCCAAGCTGGATGCGCTGCAGAAGCAGTTCACCGCGCTCAAAGACGCCTCGGCCGGCCGCCAGTTGCCGCGCAACGCCGGCCCAGTGACCACCACCAAAAAGAAGGTGCTCTGA
- a CDS encoding terminase large subunit domain-containing protein translates to MYYSTEVKEAAKRLFLRRCKAKEIQAQLNLPNIRIVYYWIRQGGWEDMLSDEEPLTAVGRRITLLLDKAGSLTKDELNELDRLTTVRERLLKQAAKPLPAPIGETSGEPQEGRQRPRGERSARGDSSGKKREKKAKNDISGLTEVDFLDKFISKMYRYQQELFAAKQNPLTCRIRNILKSRQVGLTYYFAGEAFMDAVLTGDNQVFLSASRSQSEIFRSYIIQFAKQWFDIELTGNPITLSNGAELRFLSTNSSTAQGYHGHVYVDEYFWIRDFDKLSTVASAMGTHKKWRKTYFSTPSAVSHQAYPFWSGEEFRNSKRGKKAGGTWPTEASYTQGALCPDGQWRKTITLDDAIAGGCDLFDLEQLQLEYDEDKFQQLFYCKFIDSSQSAFGLKDLERCYSDLSLWEDFNPDLDRPFGNSPVWLGYDPSRTRDDATCVVVAPPLEPGAKFRILEKHSWRGQSFKYQADQVKKLTERFNVQHIGIDTTGIGYGVFDLVRDFYPRATAIHYSLETKNTLVLKAQDTIQGSRIEWDAGWTDIAQAFLTIKRGTTTSGQVTYSASRTDATGHADIAWSIMHALFNEPLNTNKRRRSRYVTSGNNAQATTQKAPNQPTGATATAHAGVHVRGTRTGVVRQHRRVPGGISQRRRRNLQAAGVPGGPGQAATRQRAPRRHSQVQAQPAVA, encoded by the coding sequence ATGTACTACTCGACCGAAGTTAAAGAAGCCGCCAAACGCCTGTTTCTGCGCCGCTGTAAGGCAAAGGAAATTCAGGCGCAGCTCAACCTGCCCAACATCCGCATCGTCTACTACTGGATACGCCAGGGCGGTTGGGAAGACATGCTGTCGGATGAAGAACCGCTGACAGCCGTGGGCCGGCGAATCACCCTCCTCCTGGACAAAGCCGGCAGCCTGACCAAGGACGAGCTCAACGAGCTGGACCGGCTAACCACAGTGCGCGAGCGTCTGTTAAAGCAAGCGGCCAAACCGTTGCCAGCACCGATCGGGGAAACTTCCGGTGAGCCACAGGAAGGCCGCCAGCGGCCGCGTGGCGAACGCTCGGCGCGTGGGGATAGCAGCGGGAAGAAACGCGAAAAGAAAGCCAAGAACGACATTAGCGGGCTGACCGAAGTCGACTTCCTGGATAAGTTCATCAGCAAGATGTACCGCTATCAGCAGGAGCTGTTTGCCGCGAAGCAAAATCCGCTGACGTGCCGAATCCGCAACATCCTGAAAAGCCGCCAGGTGGGCCTCACGTACTACTTCGCCGGCGAAGCGTTCATGGACGCCGTGCTGACCGGCGACAACCAGGTATTCCTGTCGGCCAGCCGCTCGCAGTCTGAGATTTTCCGCAGTTACATCATCCAGTTTGCAAAGCAGTGGTTCGACATCGAGCTGACCGGCAACCCGATCACGCTCAGCAACGGCGCCGAGCTGCGTTTCCTGTCGACCAACAGCAGCACCGCCCAGGGCTACCATGGCCACGTCTACGTCGATGAGTATTTTTGGATACGTGACTTCGACAAACTCAGCACCGTGGCCAGTGCCATGGGCACCCACAAGAAGTGGCGCAAAACCTACTTTTCGACGCCCAGCGCGGTCTCGCACCAGGCGTACCCGTTCTGGTCGGGCGAGGAATTCCGCAACAGCAAGCGCGGCAAGAAGGCCGGCGGCACCTGGCCCACCGAGGCGTCATACACCCAGGGCGCATTGTGCCCCGACGGCCAATGGCGCAAGACCATCACACTGGACGACGCCATCGCCGGCGGCTGCGATCTGTTCGACCTCGAGCAGCTGCAGCTGGAGTACGACGAAGACAAATTCCAGCAGCTGTTCTACTGCAAGTTCATCGACAGCAGCCAGAGCGCGTTCGGCCTCAAAGACCTGGAGCGGTGCTACTCCGACCTGTCGTTGTGGGAAGACTTCAACCCGGATCTGGATCGGCCGTTCGGCAACAGCCCGGTGTGGCTTGGTTACGATCCGAGCCGCACCCGCGACGACGCCACGTGCGTGGTGGTCGCTCCGCCACTGGAACCCGGGGCGAAATTCCGCATCCTGGAAAAACACAGTTGGCGTGGGCAGTCGTTCAAGTACCAGGCCGACCAGGTCAAGAAACTTACCGAGCGTTTCAACGTACAGCACATCGGTATCGACACAACCGGTATCGGCTACGGCGTGTTTGACCTGGTGCGCGACTTCTATCCGCGAGCGACCGCGATCCATTACAGCCTTGAAACCAAAAACACCCTGGTACTCAAGGCCCAGGACACGATCCAGGGGAGCCGCATCGAATGGGACGCCGGCTGGACCGATATCGCCCAGGCGTTCCTGACCATTAAGCGCGGCACCACCACCAGCGGCCAGGTCACCTACAGCGCATCGCGCACTGACGCAACCGGCCACGCCGACATCGCCTGGTCGATCATGCACGCCCTGTTCAACGAACCCCTCAACACCAACAAGCGGCGCCGTAGCCGCTACGTCACGAGCGGAAACAATGCCCAAGCAACGACACAAAAAGCCCCAAACCAGCCAACCGGCGCGACAGCCACAGCCCATGCGGGCGTTCACGTTCGGGGAACCCGAACAGGTGTTGTCCGGCAACATCGGCGAGTACCTGGGGGTATTTCTCAGCGACGACGGCGAAATCTACAAGCCGCCGGTGTCCCGGGCGGGCCTGGCCAAGCTGCTACGCGCCAACGCGCACCACGGCGCCATTCCCAAGTTCAAGCGCAACCTGCTGTTGCGTGA
- a CDS encoding phage portal protein, with translation MSRAGLAKLLRANAHHGAIPKFKRNLLLREFIPSEGCSTQTMGRASLDYMVFGEAYFYRDTNAFGEVLEMQHLPAINMRVKVDGGFRMLLPDSKYMDFDQDEIEHVLDYDVEQNIYGVPDYLGGLQALLLNEAATLFRRRYYSNGAHAGYIFYTNDPDLTEEDEENLRAQISASKGVGNFRSMFVNIPNGKENAIQIIPVGDFQAKDELEKVKNITRNDVIAAWRMNPALAGIIPENSGGFGDIEKIDRVYTSNEIRPICQLFTQLNDSLRQDRRISWKKQETPIQNTDQIHSI, from the coding sequence GTGTCCCGGGCGGGCCTGGCCAAGCTGCTACGCGCCAACGCGCACCACGGCGCCATTCCCAAGTTCAAGCGCAACCTGCTGTTGCGTGAATTCATCCCATCCGAAGGCTGTAGCACGCAGACCATGGGCCGGGCCAGCCTGGACTACATGGTGTTCGGCGAGGCCTATTTTTACCGCGATACCAACGCTTTTGGTGAAGTGCTGGAAATGCAGCACCTGCCAGCGATCAACATGCGGGTGAAGGTCGACGGCGGATTCAGGATGTTGCTGCCAGACAGCAAATATATGGACTTCGACCAGGACGAAATCGAACACGTCCTGGACTACGACGTGGAACAGAACATCTACGGCGTGCCTGACTACCTGGGCGGCCTGCAGGCGCTATTGCTCAACGAAGCCGCGACCCTGTTCCGCCGGCGGTACTACAGCAACGGCGCGCACGCGGGATACATCTTCTACACCAACGACCCGGACCTGACCGAGGAAGACGAAGAGAACCTGCGCGCCCAGATCAGCGCCAGCAAGGGCGTGGGCAACTTCCGCTCGATGTTCGTCAACATCCCCAACGGCAAGGAAAACGCAATTCAGATCATCCCCGTGGGGGACTTTCAGGCCAAGGACGAGTTGGAGAAGGTAAAGAACATCACACGCAATGACGTGATCGCCGCCTGGCGGATGAACCCGGCCCTGGCCGGGATCATCCCGGAGAACAGCGGTGGGTTTGGGGACATCGAGAAGATCGACCGTGTGTACACCAGCAACGAGATCAGGCCAATTTGTCAGTTGTTCACCCAGCTCAACGACTCATTACGCCAAGACAGGAGAATTAGCTGGAAAAAGCAAGAAACCCCCATACAAAACACTGATCAAATACACAGTATTTAG
- a CDS encoding ogr/Delta-like zinc finger family protein, which produces MRIYCTACDHKGRISSREEITRGFVKLYCQCLDAHCGHTWVSELTFKHSLRPPTQRIETLLFERIRNLPAEQQQELFLQVGASQPA; this is translated from the coding sequence ATGCGAATCTACTGCACTGCCTGCGATCACAAGGGGAGAATCAGCTCAAGGGAGGAAATTACCCGGGGCTTTGTGAAACTATATTGCCAATGTCTGGACGCCCATTGCGGGCATACCTGGGTATCCGAGCTGACTTTCAAGCACTCGTTGCGGCCGCCGACGCAACGCATCGAAACGCTTCTGTTCGAACGCATCAGGAATCTGCCAGCGGAACAACAGCAAGAGCTATTCCTCCAGGTCGGAGCCTCGCAACCAGCCTGA